TGGGACAGTGATGCATGGTAGCGAAATGAAGGAGCGGCTTGAAGACTTGGGATACATCTGACTGACACCGGGGTCAATTCTTCGAAGAATGTCTAATATCTAACCCCGATAGAGCTGTTTAATTGCGGGTAGAGTGCATCATCAGCACTAACACCATATCAACTGGACATGATTTCAAACTATACGGCCTACCACATGGATTGCTATGCTAAGCTTAATGACGGGCTACAGTCATAGCAACAGCACTGGCGACTTGCCATATCTGACGAAGCACTATTTTCAGATCAAACCAAAATGACTGACGTCGAATGTACTCTACGTCAAATCGTAGTTTCTGCTGGGGTTTGTGACCAGTTACGTTATTAATTTGTGCAAGACCCGTGAGACCTGGACGAACGAACCATCGTTGACGCCAATCTGTCACACCTTCTTTGATATCGCTATCCAGTTCTGGGCGTTCTGGTCGTGGACCGACCACACTCATGTCACCGACGAGGATCGACCATAACTGTGGGGTTTCATCGAAATGAGTCTGCCGTAATATTCGACCAACGCGCGTCACACGCGGGTCCTGTTCATCTCTGTCTTCCTCGCTCAACTTCGCACCAGTTTCTTCTTCTGCGTTCTGGACCATACTCCGGAATTTATACACCTGAAAGGTATCCCCGAATTCCGCAGTCCGTTCCTGTGTGTACAAGATGGTTCCTCCGTCTTCCAGTTTGATTGCTAATGCAACAACCATCATCAGTGGTAGTCCGAACACCAGCCCAGCAACCGCGAACACCACGTCGAAGACTCGCTTCACTGCCCGTTCCTGCCAGTCCCAAGGCTCGACATCTATAGCCACGATTTCCTCAATCTCATCGTCGTCAACGAGGACGCTGTCAGCCTTGTCCCGATGGATCTTCGCGTCAACACCGTGTTCGTGACACGTCGCCAGCACGCCAAAGAATTCCTCGCGATCGGTCTCGTCGAAAGCGAACACCGCGACGTCAACATCGTACTCAACGAGAATATCGTCAAGGCGTGAGAGTCCACCTAAACACTCCAGATTCGTCGTGTACGCTAGTGATTCGGTCGTGATACCAGCACCATCAGCAACACGTAGTTGAGTCCCCGAATCCTCAACAACGTAGGGTGAGGGCGGTGAGACGTACCCAAAGACAGGGATATCGATCGCCGCCAAGATGCGGTCGATCTCGCCCGGATCGTCGCCGACAATGATCGCCCGGCCGCTCTCACCACGCGCTGGCCGGCTTCGAATCGTCACGAACCACGCCGGGATCGCCACGACGAGCAACGACCCCACAATCAGAAGCGTCGCACGCGGCAGGCGATATGTATAATCAAAATAGCCGATTGCCGCGAGGGCAAACAGCGCGACGAGCATCCGCTTCACGGCGAGCATCGTGATGTCGAGGATCCTGTACGGTCTGGGTTTGTACAACGGCGAGAGCGCCAGTAGCACGACGACAGTAGTCATTGCGGCTTCGAGGGCGAACTCTCTGCCCTCTGCGAGATCAAAAGGGAGATGTCCGATAACGGGGAGCAATCGAAAACCCGCTTGGACGAGTGGCTGATTAGCAACCGAGACTGCGGCCACGATCAACGCAAGGACCCCAGCAACGGAGATAATCCGATAGCGCCATCCACTCGCCATTGCCTTACCGTCATTCTCGGTATATATACATAAATCGGTTACTGATCCTCGGACAGCTCTACGAACTACCCGTATACTTGTACTGAATATCCCACTAATTTATTAAATAGTATATGGGCCTGAAATATCTGTCAAGCAGGGCCCAACAGTCAACCGGTAGCCTCAGGTGGACTTGCTCGAAGAATATTCAAACGACAGTCACACGACCACCCACACACCACGCAACGAGTGAAGTTTCGAACTTGGTCAGGGAGTATCCGAGATATTCAATGCCTCGACAACGATATCTGGACTTCGTAGTAATCTGTGTTCGAGATAGCTTCCTTCACTCTGACCGCCACCAGTGTGTTTAGACTCAGTTATTCCCAGGAAGGACTGTTCTTTGAGGAGTCGATAGACACGGTCTTCAGAGAGCGGGTCGGCACCTTCGCTCTCAGCAAGTGTTACGTAGAGCTTGTAGATTCTGTGCGTCCGGAACGCCTCTTGGGGCGGGTTATTAGCAGTGAGGAGAGCAAGTGCATGGAGAATATGCTTCACATGTGGCGTCGTACCGCTCAGCAGTTTCTCGAAGCGATTGATTTCTGCTTGCTGGACTGCGTCATCGACGTGATCGACCGTAACGGTCTCCGCACCCTCCTTCTCTGCGAGACGACCGGCTTCGTACAGCGTATCGATCGCTTTTCGTGCGTCACCATGTTCTTTTGCAGCCAGTGCAGCGACCTTGGGTATGACGTCTGTGTCGAGAACGCCCGCTTCGAAAGCGTCCGTTCGGTCTTCCAGAATATGACGGAGCTGACCGGCATCGTACGGATCAAACACCAGTTCGTTGTCCTGGAGACTCGAGTCGATTCGCTGATTCAGTCGGTCTCGATATTCGATCTTATTACTAACACAGATCGCGCCGACATGCGTGCTTGATTTGCCACTCTCGCGTGCTCGAGAAAGGCTTCTGAGGAGTTCGTCATCGTCTAACTTATCGATCTCATCGAGGATTACGACGAGAGCGTCGACGGCAAATTCATCAAGAAGATCCCAGACAATATCACGATAATCCGAAGCGGCAATTCCGACTCGTGGAACATCCACGTCAGCCTCCAAATGCTGGACTAGCTCACGCGCCATTTCGCGGCTCGCTTTCGCATCCGTCTGATAATCAGAACAATCGACGTAGGCATACTGAAACGACACATCATTGCTCTTGGCCTCTTGATGAGCTTCCTGGGTGACACACCGAGTAACGAGTGACTTGCCAGTCCCTGTCTTCCCGTAGATGATCGTCGTTTCCGGTGGGCCTCCAACTGTTGCCGGTCCGAGTGCCTGGCCAATCGCGGTCACTTCGTCATCTCGACCAATGATACGGTCTAGTTCGGGAACGTGGCCGACCCGAACGAGTTCACGATTCGCAAAGACACCACCAGTCTCGAAGATGTTGTTCTTTCTATCAGAATTCGTCATTCGGTACCTAAGACTGATCTGGACCCAATATAAAACCACTGGCCATGTAACGAGTGAAGTGGTACTGAAGACTTCTAAAGCCTCTATTTTATGTATTCTACTATATTTATATTCTTATCTTGCAGTCTATACACACCAAACAACGAGTGAAAGTCTCTATCCGTCCTTCCACATATCTCTCGTTGTTTGGTGTGTCTCTCTTGCTGAAGAGATGAGATCTCGCTGGTTTCGTCTGGCTGTTCACTCGTTACGAGGTGTGTCTGTGTATCCTGAAATCCCTGGCTACGGTCTCAATAGCTTCAAAACGAGAAGGCGCTACGACATCAAGACGGCAAGTGCGAGATGCCAGTCTTCACTCGTTATCCGGTGTGTCTGTGTTGTGACCCCATCCGTCGTATTGAGTGTGTGGCGATTCAAGCGGTATTGGAAGTGTATCGATGCCGTTCCACGGTCGAGGAATGTGGCATCGATAGCACCGTGTAATCTGGATCATAGATCTTCGCAGACTCCCGAAGGAACTGCCCCACACCGACGACATGGGTACCCTCGCAAACAACCGGTACAACACTGGCGATGCAGCTTGCGAACCAAACTCCCCAAGAGCAGTTCCAGACTTACTCCCTCCCATCGATCGCACTCACTTCGTACTCACTCGCTCGCACTCGCAAGGGGAACCAGCCCTCTTCATCGATCCCGAGCAGCGCTTCCGAGTAGCCATCCTCCTCGTTCCCCGCCTTCGCCGTCCGAACCCAGTTCACTTCACGCTCACTCAGGTCGAACCACTCTGCCAGTTTCTCTGCCTCCTCGTTTACCCGATGGATCACCGTCATCGAACAGAGACTCGCAATCGTCCGCGTCTCTGGAGTCAGTGCGAACTCTCCACCCGTCTGCGTGATGAAGTGCAGTGAGAGATTGTAGTGACGCGAGTGACGAACAGCCGTCTCCAGGAACGATAGTGAGGTCGCATCGTTCATCAGGTAGTGGGCTTCGTCGATCGCGAAGACGACCTTCTTGTCCGTCTGCTTGGCTCGCTCGTAGACGGCGTTGAACAGCACCTGCATCATCAGGCTCGTCTCACCGCGACCGCGGGCACCCTCCTCCTGGTGCAGATCCAGGTAGACCGCCGGCGAGTCCAGATCGAATTCGGTCTCGCGAGCGAGGTTGGCGAGATCACCGCCCTCGCGGAAGGATGGACGAAGATCCTTCAGCAGCGCCTGGGCGTCGTCTCGAACGCTTGCCTGTTCGCCCTCGGTTGCATAGCCGAAGCTCGCTGGCTCTTCGAGCAGCGATTCGAGGACCGAGATGACGTCGTCGACGGTCGGTGAGGACCGGGAGTGCGTCGCCGGATCACGCGTAATTCCCTTTCGATCGTAGGCTTCCTGGAGTCCTCGACGAAGTGTCTGTTTCCGATCGGCCAGTGGGTTGGTCGCGACGACTTCGAAGAACGTCTCGAAGAAGGTCATCGTCCGGGAGAGCTGTTCGGCCCACGGATCGAGATCAGGGACCGAATCGAGAATCTCGGGTGGCGTGGGCTGAATCTCCAGCGGATTCAGCCCGCGGGTGCCACCGACGGTAATGCGCTCGCCGTCCAGCGCGTCATTCACACCTGCAAAGCCTTGCAGCGGATCGAGCATAATGACGATCGTGTCGAGATCGTACATCCGCCGACGGACGAGCTGGAGTTTCGTCGAGAAAGATTTCCCGGCCCCGAGTTGCCCGATCACCATCTTACAGTAGCCCGTCTCGCGATTGAATCGATCGAGGATCATCGGGCTCTCGTTCAGCGCGTAGGTGCCGTACTCGATGCCGGGTTCGGCAAACGCACCGGAAACGAAGGGAAACATCGCACCGACAGCGCCAGCGAGCATCGGGGTTCGCGTCGACAGCGAGTGGTCGAGTTTGTTCAGTCCGATCGGGCTCCCCGAGATGAGCGTCTCGAGTTGCTGCCAGCGCGGCGTCACGGGCGTGAGATTCGCCGGTGGCTGTCTGGCCGTCTTCCGGACGCCGCCGTTCCCCAGAGCACTCTCGGTTTCGGCGTGGCTGGTGAGGTACGTCGAGACGTCGAAGGCTTTCGTGGAACTGTTGCGAAGCGCATCGTAGAGATCCTGGTAATCCGTGAGGTCTTTCTGGAGCCCCCGGGCACTGGCACGTCGGCGTTCGCTCAGGTACTCCACGTCCGCTTCGAGTTCCTCGATGTGGTTTTCGAGTGCATCGAGCGTCCCAGCCGTCTCTCGGGGATCGATGTGGATCGCGATGTCACTGTCTCTGGTCGCCGGCGACGCGTAGAGTCGTTCGAGGAAGCCATCGGTCGGTGTCTCCGGATACTCAGCCACCCAGCGTGAGCGAGCCCACGTATCGCCCAGTTGCACGCTCCGTGGCGTCGTCTCGATGCCCGAGGGACCGACGAGGGCGCTGTGAATGGCTTCCGGGGTCGGAAGCTCACTGCTCGATGGATCGTAGGTCACGCTGATGTCCGCAGTATCGGGCTGGTCGTCGGAACCAGTCGGCGATTCCTGCGAACCCGAGTCCGACGTGTCTGTAGCTGACCCGGAGTGGTTTGAGAGACCGGACTGTGGTTTACCGCCCGAGTTGTGTATATCCCCGTCCGTATCTTGCCCCTCACTGGCTGGAGTGGCCAGCCCGAGGGCAGCGAGGAATCGGCCGATCATGGCGTCGCCTCCCCGGTGACCGATCGAGTACGGGCAAGCGCATCCAGCGTCTGGGCCTCGTACTCATCCTGCGTCCAGAACTGACCCAGAACGGCCAGCGACTCCTCGGCTGACAGTCGGGCCGTTCCACAGCCTTCGATCTCTCGTAGTCCGCCTTCGAGGCGTCTGAGCCGATTGTCGAGTTCCTCGAACATCGCCTGCTGTTCATCGAGCACACGCGGCGCGAACCACGCACTGAGGAAGGCACCCAGTATGGGAAGCTTCGAGAGTTGCTGCAGGATGCTCTCCTGATCGAACTGGACTTCACGAGGTGTGACCGGGACGATGACGTAGTGGTCGCGGATCGTCATCTGACGATTTGTGACGTCCTCGGCGTACCACGACCGATAGCCCTCGATGAGTTTGGCGAGTTTCGGATTGTCCCTGACGTCTGGATCGTCGAGTCGGTCGTCGTAGTGGGCCAGATACTCCTCGACGGGGAAGTCCTGTGTCGTCGAGTAGAGCTGGATCGGGAACTCGACCGTCGAGTTGAGGACACCGGCGAAGGCATTTGCCTGCTTGCTCCATTCGGCATCTGTCGCCAGGGCCATCGTCGGGGGATCGACCTGGATCATCCCGACGAATGCACCATCCGTCCGTTCCAGCGCGTCGTGTTCGGAGTGTAGTCGGGCGAGTTGCGTGTACTGTTTGGCATCCTCGAAGTCGTGCTCGTTCGACGACCGGAGCCAGCCCAGATAGACACTGATCCATTCGATACTGGATGTATAGCCAGGGGTGAGAAAGACGAAGAGTGCGCCGACCAGAACGGCGAGGCCGGCGAGTGGAAGCGTTAGCGTCTGGAGTGGATACTCACCGATCGTCACCGAGTTCGGTAGTAGCACCTGCACAAACAGGAGTACAACGACTGCGGGAAAGAGCGCGACAGCAGCGTCGCTGATCGTGTAGGTGCCAATGAGCGTTGCGTCTGTCCCGAGGAATTTCGGGATTCGTTTTGCGGGGTCACGTTGTGCCATGAGATTCGGGATTAGTTGATGTAGCGCGGTCGGTCGTCTGGATCGTACGTGCCATTCTCGTCGTCGTTGCCGTCCGTCTGGGAGGTATCGTCGTCCGAGCGATCACGGAGTGTCGAGAAGTCACCCGCTCTCGAATCATCGGTGGAACCGTTCCCCGATGTCGAGCTGGTCGATTCGGACTCGCCCGGCGACGTCGATGCCGAACCATCGGTTGCAGCGTTCGGCCCTGTGGAGTTGCCAGTCCGCTCAGCGATTCGCTCTCGGAGCGAGACACTCGTTTCTCTAAGACGCGAGCCTGCCGAGTGGGCCTGGGAGTCGCCAGAGCCGAGGACCGTCTGTCCATCACGTTTGACTGCAGCGTCACCGCGGACACCGCGTGCGAAGTTCTGTCCACCGTGGGCGGTCGTCTGTG
Above is a genomic segment from Halomicrobium sp. LC1Hm containing:
- a CDS encoding sugar transferase, with translation MASGWRYRIISVAGVLALIVAAVSVANQPLVQAGFRLLPVIGHLPFDLAEGREFALEAAMTTVVVLLALSPLYKPRPYRILDITMLAVKRMLVALFALAAIGYFDYTYRLPRATLLIVGSLLVVAIPAWFVTIRSRPARGESGRAIIVGDDPGEIDRILAAIDIPVFGYVSPPSPYVVEDSGTQLRVADGAGITTESLAYTTNLECLGGLSRLDDILVEYDVDVAVFAFDETDREEFFGVLATCHEHGVDAKIHRDKADSVLVDDDEIEEIVAIDVEPWDWQERAVKRVFDVVFAVAGLVFGLPLMMVVALAIKLEDGGTILYTQERTAEFGDTFQVYKFRSMVQNAEEETGAKLSEEDRDEQDPRVTRVGRILRQTHFDETPQLWSILVGDMSVVGPRPERPELDSDIKEGVTDWRQRWFVRPGLTGLAQINNVTGHKPQQKLRFDVEYIRRQSFWFDLKIVLRQIWQVASAVAMTVARH
- a CDS encoding Cdc6/Cdc18 family protein; its protein translation is MTNSDRKNNIFETGGVFANRELVRVGHVPELDRIIGRDDEVTAIGQALGPATVGGPPETTIIYGKTGTGKSLVTRCVTQEAHQEAKSNDVSFQYAYVDCSDYQTDAKASREMARELVQHLEADVDVPRVGIAASDYRDIVWDLLDEFAVDALVVILDEIDKLDDDELLRSLSRARESGKSSTHVGAICVSNKIEYRDRLNQRIDSSLQDNELVFDPYDAGQLRHILEDRTDAFEAGVLDTDVIPKVAALAAKEHGDARKAIDTLYEAGRLAEKEGAETVTVDHVDDAVQQAEINRFEKLLSGTTPHVKHILHALALLTANNPPQEAFRTHRIYKLYVTLAESEGADPLSEDRVYRLLKEQSFLGITESKHTGGGQSEGSYLEHRLLRSPDIVVEALNISDTP
- a CDS encoding VirB4 family type IV secretion system protein, coding for MTYDPSSSELPTPEAIHSALVGPSGIETTPRSVQLGDTWARSRWVAEYPETPTDGFLERLYASPATRDSDIAIHIDPRETAGTLDALENHIEELEADVEYLSERRRASARGLQKDLTDYQDLYDALRNSSTKAFDVSTYLTSHAETESALGNGGVRKTARQPPANLTPVTPRWQQLETLISGSPIGLNKLDHSLSTRTPMLAGAVGAMFPFVSGAFAEPGIEYGTYALNESPMILDRFNRETGYCKMVIGQLGAGKSFSTKLQLVRRRMYDLDTIVIMLDPLQGFAGVNDALDGERITVGGTRGLNPLEIQPTPPEILDSVPDLDPWAEQLSRTMTFFETFFEVVATNPLADRKQTLRRGLQEAYDRKGITRDPATHSRSSPTVDDVISVLESLLEEPASFGYATEGEQASVRDDAQALLKDLRPSFREGGDLANLARETEFDLDSPAVYLDLHQEEGARGRGETSLMMQVLFNAVYERAKQTDKKVVFAIDEAHYLMNDATSLSFLETAVRHSRHYNLSLHFITQTGGEFALTPETRTIASLCSMTVIHRVNEEAEKLAEWFDLSEREVNWVRTAKAGNEEDGYSEALLGIDEEGWFPLRVRASEYEVSAIDGRE